The Rubripirellula amarantea genome includes the window TCCGTCGGTAATGTCCCGAAAACGAAGTGCCAGTTCATGAACGAAAAATCCTCTCGGCGGATCATTGACGGCCGTGACACGTTCCCCATAAATGCCGCCGTAGTCGGTCGCTCCGCGTCCTTGGCTGCGTCCATCGCCACTGGTGCGAGCCGATGACGGTGTGCTTGGACACAAAAACGTTTCAATCACTTGCGATGCCGCGTCCGCGTTGACAGCGTCGTCGAAGGGAACGTTGAAGTCGATCATTTGGTAGGCACCCGGTTCTTCAATGAACGGCAAGATCATCGCCGACCAAGCGAATTGCTTTCCGTTGGGGACGGTGGGCCGCACTTCTAATCCACCGGGTGGGAACCGTTTAAACGCGGCGTGGTAGTTGTGGATTCCAATCCCGATTTGATGCAGGTTGTTTTGACACTGCATCTTCCGAGCCGCCTCGCGAGTCGCCTGCACTGCTGGCAATAGCAGTCCAACGAGAGTTCCGATGATGGCAATCACCACCAGCAACTCAATAAGCGTGAAGCCGCCTGCGCATTGAGGGCGTGATTCGAAGCTGGCTGATCGGGACACCAACGTTTCGATCCGG containing:
- a CDS encoding DUF1559 domain-containing protein, which translates into the protein MSRSASFESRPQCAGGFTLIELLVVIAIIGTLVGLLLPAVQATREAARKMQCQNNLHQIGIGIHNYHAAFKRFPPGGLEVRPTVPNGKQFAWSAMILPFIEEPGAYQMIDFNVPFDDAVNADAASQVIETFLCPSTPSSARTSGDGRSQGRGATDYGGIYGERVTAVNDPPRGFFVHELALRFRDITDGTSRTIAVSEDAAFRDGQWINAWNLFDQAFPINQAPDFENDMRSFHPQGVQALFADGSVTFLNDSIDLELLAALCTRNGNESLPDLQP